A genomic region of Zea mays cultivar B73 chromosome 6, Zm-B73-REFERENCE-NAM-5.0, whole genome shotgun sequence contains the following coding sequences:
- the LOC100282677 gene encoding GDP-mannose 4,6 dehydratase 2: MAHSNGAAATATAGGGDMDDETAPVPRALAPARKVALITGITGQDGSYLTELLLSKGYEVHGLIRRSSNFNTQRLDHIYHDPHAVPSAPRPPMRLHYADLSDSSSLRRALDAISPDEVYNLAAQSHVAVSFEIPDYTADVTATGALRLLEAVRLSRKPMRYYQAGSSEMFGSTPPPQREDTPFHPRSPYAAAKVAAHWYTVNYREAYGVFACNGVLFNHESPRRGENFVTRKITRAVGRIKVGLQTRVFLGNLSAARDWGFAGDYVEAMWLMLQQEQPGDYVVATEESHTVEEFLQAAFGYAGLSWKDHVVIDKKYFRPAEVDSLKGDATKARKVLKWKPKVGFQELVEMMVDHDIELAKKEKVLVDAGYRDPKQQP; encoded by the coding sequence ATGGCTCATTCCAACGGCGCGGCCGCCACTGCCACTGCCGGCGGCGGCGACATGGACGACGAGACCGCCCCGGTGCCGCGGGCCCTCGCGCCGGCGCGGAAGGTGGCGCTGATCACGGGCATCACGGGGCAGGACGGGAGCTACCTCACGGAGCTGCTCCTGTCCAAGGGATACGAGGTGCACGGCCTCATCCGCCGCTCCTCCAACTTCAACACGCAGCGGCTGGACCACATCTACCACGACCCGCACGCGGTGCCGTCGGCCCCGCGTCCCCCGATGCGGCTCCACTACGCCGACCTGTCCGACTCCTCTTCCCTCCGCCGCGCGCTCGACGCCATCTCCCCCGACGAGGTCTACAACCTCGCCGCGCAGTCGCACGTCGCCGTCTCCTTCGAGATCCCCGACTACACCGCCGACGTCACCGCCACGGGGGCGCTCCGCCTCCTCGAGGCCGTCCGCCTGTCGCGCAAGCCCATGCGCTACTACCAGGCCGGTTCCTCGGAGATGTTCGGCTCCACGCCGCCGCCGCAGCGCGAGGACACGCCCTTCCACCCGCGCTCGCCCTACGCCGCCGCCAAGGTCGCCGCGCACTGGTACACCGTCAACTACCGCGAGGCCTACGGCGTATTCGCCTGCAACGGCGTGCTCTTCAACCACGAGTCCCCGCGCCGCGGCGAGAACTTCGTCACGCGCAAGATCACGCGCGCCGTCGGCCGCATCAAGGTCGGGCTGCAGACCAGGGTCTTCCTCGGCAACCTCTCGGCCGCCAGGGACTGGGGGTTCGCGGGGGACTACGTCGAGGCAATGTGGCTCATGCTGCAGCAGGAACAGCCGGGGGATTACGTCGTCGCCACTGAGGAGTCCCACACCGTCGAGGAGTTCCTGCAGGCTGCCTTCGGCTACGCCGGCCTCAGCTGGAAGGATCACGTGGTCATTGACAAGAAGTACTTCCGGCCTGCAGAAGTCGACAGCCTCAAGGGGGACGCCACCAAGGCGAGGAAGGTGCTCAAGTGGAAGCCCAAGGTTGGGTTCCAGGAGCTCGTGGAGATGATGGTCGATCACGACATTGAGCTCGCCAAGAAGGAGAAGGTCCTGGTGGATGCTGGGTACCGTGATCCCAAGCAGCAGCCATAG